Genomic window (Anaerolineales bacterium):
TTGCCCGTGAGCAGCGTGGCCTTGCTCAGCGGCGCGGCCATCAGGCGGCGGAACGACCCCACTTTTCTTTCGTCGTAGATCGAGCGCGCCGTCGTCTGCGCCATGAGGAAAACGAACAGCACGGCGAAACCGGGCACGGCCAGAAGCCCGAGGTTGGGAGTCTCCTCCCGTTCCTCCTCCACAGCCGGGACGGTCTGCACCACCGTCACCAGCGGGCGGCCGCGCGAGTTTTCGAACTGGCTTTGCGCCTGGGCCTGCAGCCGCTCCGTGGAAAAGGCTTCTCGAAACGCCGCGGGCGCGTTGGCCTGCATCTCGCCCATCTGCTGCAGGCTGGTGAAGATCTGATTCTGCAGCGTCAGGTCGCGCGCCACGCCCTCCACGACCAGGCGCACGACTTCGGTTTGTCTCGCGTTGGCCGAGGGGATATTCACGAGTTTCAGCGTCACGGGAACACTGCGCGCCAAGTTGGCGCCGAAGTCCGCCGGGATGGTCAGCAGGCGGGCGATCTGCTCATTTTCCAGCAGCGTATGTGCCTCCGCCTCGTCGTACTGGACGGTCTCCACACCGCCCGCGGCGTTCAATCCAGAGAGAAGTGCGGCGGACGCTTCTCCGCCGTCCAGATCCACGACCGGCAGGGCGATCTTCACGTCTTCGGCTTCCTCGCCGAAAGCGCTGGCCACCCCGCTGTAGGCGATGACGAAGAACAAAGGGACCAAAAACAGGAAGAACACCGCGCCGCGATCCTTGAAGAAGATCTGCAGGTCTTTGAAAGCGATACTCAGGGCTCTCATCGTCTCACTCCCTCAGCTTCTTCCCGGTCAGATGCAGGAAGACGCTCTCCAGGTTTGGTTCGAGAATTTCCAACGAAGTGAGATGGATGTCCTGATCGTTGAGAAAGCCGATCACGTTGACGATCGCCGTCTGGCTGTGCTCGGCGACGATCTTGACCACGGGGGTGGTTGAAACCGGTTCGCGCTCCATGCTTTCAGGCTCTTCCGTCACCCCGGGCGGCGGCGGGACGGGCACGGAAGTCAACTCCGCCGCTTTCACGCCGGGTAAAGCAGCGATCTTTTCGATGAGCGCATCATCCACGACCTCCAGGCCGACGTGAATCACCCCGCCGCCCAGCAGCGCGATCAGATTCTTGATCGTGTCCATGGCGATGATGCGGCCCTCGTCGATGATCGCCACCCGGCTGCAGAGCAGTTCGACCTCTTCCATGTAGTGGCTGGTGTAGACGATGCTCATGCCGCGTTCCCGATTGAGGCGCATCACGCTCTCGAAGATATGGTTGCGGCTCTGCGGATCCACCCCGACGGTGGGCTCGTCGAGGAAGAGCAGCCGGGGATGGTGCAGCAAACCGGCACCGATGTTGACCCGGCGCTTCATGCCGCCGGAGTATTTTTCCACGGCCTCGTCGGCGCGCTCGGTCAGGGCGATGATGCGCAGCACGTCCTCGACACGCTGCTTGAGATCCTTGCCCCGCAGTCCGTAGATTCTCCCGAAGAAGTTCAGATTCGCCCGGGCGCTGAGCGTGGGATAGAGCGCCAGGTCCTGGGGTACTAATCCATTGACCTTCTTGGCCGCGTCCATCTGGGTGCGGATGTCGTTGCCGGCGATGCGCGCCGTTCCCGACGTCGGTGTGACCACGCCGGTCAACATCGAGATGGTCTGGGTCTTGCCGGCCCCGTTCGGCCCCAACAGACCGAAGACCTCCCCCTGCTGGACCTCGAAGCTGATCCCCTTCACCGCTTCGAAGTCGCCGTACTTCTTGACCAGCTGATCGACTTCTAAGATTGCAGGCATGTTTGCCTCCCTTCATGGATTCTCTGGCACGAATCAATTCCCCAAAGGTTCGTCGTGCAGAAACGATCCAGCCGACTCTCGCACAGAAAAGAACCCCCAGCGAATAATTTCGAAACAGCTCATCTTGATATTTGAAGCGAAATTCAAGCTTACGTCCGCGGTGGTCTTATCCCGATTGAGCTAACGGCAATACATCAACACGCAACGATACGATCGTTACAAGGAAATCTGTCAATTGGCTTTCGCAGCGAAAAACGAAAAATGCAGCACACTCACCATTTTACAATAAGAAATCCCGCTGCCTTTGCATCGCTTCGCTTAAAACTTGTTTAGACAAGCGGGTTGGGTTGAGGAACGAAACCCAACACATTGACTACTCGAAACCTACCCCAGCACCGAACGAGATCGTGCCTCCCACTCCCCAATCCAGACTGTAGAATCCCTCTCGGGCATAACGAAGGAAGCTGGAATGTGCCCATTCCTTCGGTGCATCCACCACACCATGTTGTGCGGGATTGTAATGTATATACTCCAAATGCTGGATTAAATCTCTTTCATCCCGAATTTGATGCTCCCAGAAGCGCCTTTGCCAAACCGCCCGTTCACCGTTTCGTCTCCGCGATTCGGACACTGTTCCGCGGAGGGCAATATCACAGGTGCGTGTGAAGGTACTTTTAACCAGCCGCCAACGCATTGAATAATCCCTATCCCCTTGGGGTAACGTCC
Coding sequences:
- a CDS encoding ATP-binding cassette domain-containing protein; the protein is MPAILEVDQLVKKYGDFEAVKGISFEVQQGEVFGLLGPNGAGKTQTISMLTGVVTPTSGTARIAGNDIRTQMDAAKKVNGLVPQDLALYPTLSARANLNFFGRIYGLRGKDLKQRVEDVLRIIALTERADEAVEKYSGGMKRRVNIGAGLLHHPRLLFLDEPTVGVDPQSRNHIFESVMRLNRERGMSIVYTSHYMEEVELLCSRVAIIDEGRIIAMDTIKNLIALLGGGVIHVGLEVVDDALIEKIAALPGVKAAELTSVPVPPPPGVTEEPESMEREPVSTTPVVKIVAEHSQTAIVNVIGFLNDQDIHLTSLEILEPNLESVFLHLTGKKLRE
- a CDS encoding ABC transporter permease produces the protein MRALSIAFKDLQIFFKDRGAVFFLFLVPLFFVIAYSGVASAFGEEAEDVKIALPVVDLDGGEASAALLSGLNAAGGVETVQYDEAEAHTLLENEQIARLLTIPADFGANLARSVPVTLKLVNIPSANARQTEVVRLVVEGVARDLTLQNQIFTSLQQMGEMQANAPAAFREAFSTERLQAQAQSQFENSRGRPLVTVVQTVPAVEEEREETPNLGLLAVPGFAVLFVFLMAQTTARSIYDERKVGSFRRLMAAPLSKATLLTGKILPNFLTALIQIVVIFGFGAYGLKLMDFTPVPLGKDPLALALVAIVVALCSSSLGVVIAAIARTESQIGGISSLLLWGMGAIGGSIIPLFALETFLGPLPKIVPHYWANKAFENVMIRGLGLVDVLPQIGVLLGFTLLFLAIGVWRFDFE